The following are encoded in a window of Sinomonas cyclohexanicum genomic DNA:
- the aceE gene encoding pyruvate dehydrogenase (acetyl-transferring), homodimeric type: MSVGEETSHILSGLTNQLPDRDPEETAEWVESLDSLIEEHGTERAQYIMRSLLQRAGSRSVGVPMVTTTDFVNTIPADQEPEYPGNEEFERRYRAYMRWNAAIMVHRAQRPGVGVGGHISTYAGAATLYEVGFNNFFRGKDHPGGGDQVFFQGHASPGMYARAFMEGRLAEEDLDGFRQEKSREGHALSSYPHPRMMPEFWEFPTVSMGIGPMNAIYQAQTNRYLHNRGIKDTSDQHVWAFLGDGEMDEPESRGLLQLAANENLDNLTFVVNCNLQRLDGPVRGNGKIIQELEAFFRGAGWNVIKVIWGREWDSLLARDDNNQLVKIMNETLDGDYQTYKAESGGFVRDHFFGKTPETKELVADYTDEQIWNLKRGGHDYWKVYAAYKAATEFKGKPSVVLAMTVKGYGLGTHFEGRNATHQMKKMTLQDLKDFRDHLRIPITDEQLEADPYQPPYYHPGQDAPEIQYMMQRRKELGGFLPERRDPHEGITLPAEKSFEVAKRGSGKQQAATTMAFVRLLKDLMRDKEFGKRIVPIVPDEARTFGMDAFFPTAKIYNPKGQNYLSVDRDLVLAYKESPQGQILHAGINEAGSVSAFTAAGTSYATHGETLVPVYVFYSMFGFQRTGDGLWAAADQMARGFVIGATAGRTTLTGEGTQHADGHSPILASTNPAVVSYDPAYGYEIGHIVKDGLERMYGGKHPNPNVMYYITVYNEPIVQPAEPDELDVEGVLKGIYLLAPAKIDGPRTQLLASGVAVPWALEAQEILANEWGVSADVWSVTSWTELRRDGLAAEEEAFLNPGQEPRVPFVTQQMAGATGPIVAVTDYMKAVPDQIRQFVPNEFATLGADDFGFADTRAAARRYFHIDAHSVVVRALQMLARRGEVDADAPRQAFERYRLMDVNAGTTGNAGGES; encoded by the coding sequence GTGTCTGTAGGAGAGGAAACCTCGCACATCCTCAGCGGCCTGACGAATCAGTTGCCGGACCGCGATCCCGAAGAGACCGCCGAGTGGGTTGAGTCTCTCGACTCCCTGATCGAAGAGCACGGTACGGAGCGCGCGCAGTACATCATGCGCAGCCTCCTCCAGCGCGCGGGTTCGCGGAGCGTGGGCGTTCCCATGGTCACGACGACTGACTTCGTGAACACCATCCCGGCCGATCAGGAGCCGGAGTACCCTGGCAACGAGGAGTTCGAGCGCCGCTACCGCGCCTACATGCGCTGGAATGCGGCCATCATGGTCCACCGGGCCCAGCGGCCCGGCGTCGGCGTGGGCGGGCACATCTCGACCTATGCGGGCGCCGCGACGCTCTACGAAGTGGGCTTCAACAACTTCTTCCGCGGCAAGGACCACCCCGGCGGCGGCGACCAGGTCTTCTTCCAGGGCCACGCCTCCCCCGGCATGTACGCCCGCGCCTTCATGGAAGGACGGCTCGCCGAAGAGGACCTCGACGGCTTCCGGCAGGAGAAGTCCCGCGAGGGCCACGCCCTCTCCTCCTACCCGCACCCGCGCATGATGCCGGAGTTCTGGGAGTTCCCGACCGTGTCCATGGGCATCGGGCCGATGAACGCGATCTACCAGGCCCAGACGAACCGGTACCTGCACAACCGCGGGATCAAGGACACCTCGGACCAGCACGTGTGGGCCTTCCTCGGCGACGGCGAGATGGACGAGCCCGAGTCCCGCGGCCTCCTCCAGCTCGCAGCCAACGAGAACCTCGACAACCTCACGTTCGTCGTCAACTGCAACCTCCAGCGCCTCGACGGGCCCGTGCGCGGCAACGGCAAGATCATCCAGGAGCTCGAGGCATTCTTCCGCGGGGCCGGCTGGAACGTCATCAAGGTCATCTGGGGCCGCGAGTGGGACTCGCTGCTCGCGCGCGATGACAACAACCAGCTCGTCAAGATCATGAACGAGACGCTCGACGGCGACTACCAGACGTACAAGGCCGAGTCCGGCGGGTTCGTCCGCGACCACTTCTTCGGCAAGACACCTGAGACGAAGGAGCTCGTCGCCGACTACACCGACGAGCAGATCTGGAACCTCAAGCGCGGCGGCCACGACTACTGGAAGGTGTATGCCGCCTACAAGGCCGCGACGGAGTTCAAGGGCAAGCCGTCGGTGGTGCTGGCGATGACCGTCAAGGGCTACGGGCTCGGGACGCACTTCGAGGGCCGCAATGCGACCCACCAGATGAAGAAGATGACGCTCCAGGACCTCAAGGACTTCCGCGACCACCTGCGGATCCCGATCACGGACGAGCAGCTCGAGGCCGACCCGTACCAGCCGCCGTACTACCACCCCGGCCAAGACGCGCCCGAGATCCAGTACATGATGCAGCGCCGCAAGGAGCTCGGCGGGTTCCTGCCCGAGCGCCGCGACCCGCACGAGGGCATCACGCTGCCGGCCGAGAAGTCCTTCGAAGTCGCCAAGCGCGGCTCCGGCAAGCAGCAGGCGGCGACCACGATGGCGTTCGTCCGGCTCCTCAAGGACCTCATGCGGGACAAGGAGTTCGGCAAGCGCATCGTGCCGATCGTCCCCGACGAGGCGCGCACGTTCGGCATGGACGCGTTCTTCCCCACCGCGAAGATCTACAACCCCAAGGGCCAGAACTACCTCTCCGTGGACCGTGACCTGGTCCTCGCATACAAGGAGTCGCCACAAGGGCAGATCCTCCACGCTGGCATCAACGAGGCCGGCTCGGTTTCGGCGTTCACCGCGGCGGGCACGTCCTACGCGACGCATGGCGAGACGCTCGTCCCGGTGTACGTGTTCTACTCGATGTTCGGCTTCCAGCGCACCGGTGACGGCCTGTGGGCCGCGGCGGACCAGATGGCCCGCGGGTTCGTGATCGGCGCCACCGCCGGGCGCACCACCCTGACGGGCGAGGGCACCCAGCACGCGGACGGGCACTCCCCCATCCTCGCCTCGACGAACCCCGCGGTGGTCAGCTATGACCCCGCCTACGGCTACGAGATCGGGCACATCGTCAAGGACGGCCTCGAGCGCATGTACGGCGGGAAGCACCCCAACCCGAACGTCATGTACTACATCACCGTGTACAACGAGCCGATCGTGCAGCCGGCCGAGCCGGACGAGCTCGATGTCGAGGGCGTGCTCAAGGGCATCTACCTGCTGGCTCCCGCGAAGATCGACGGCCCCCGGACCCAGCTGCTCGCCTCCGGCGTGGCGGTGCCGTGGGCGCTCGAGGCCCAGGAGATCCTCGCCAACGAGTGGGGCGTCTCCGCGGACGTGTGGAGCGTGACGAGCTGGACCGAGCTGCGCCGCGACGGCCTCGCCGCCGAGGAGGAGGCGTTCCTCAATCCGGGGCAGGAGCCGCGGGTGCCGTTCGTCACGCAGCAGATGGCGGGCGCGACGGGCCCGATCGTGGCCGTCACGGACTACATGAAGGCCGTGCCCGACCAGATCCGCCAGTTCGTCCCGAACGAGTTCGCCACGCTGGGTGCCGACGACTTCGGCTTCGCAGACACCCGCGCGGCCGCCCGCCGCTACTTCCACATCGACGCGCACTCGGTGGTGGTGCGGGCTCTGCAGATGCTCGCCCGCCGCGGCGAGGTCGACGCCGATGCTCCGCGTCAGGCGTTCGAGCGGTACCGGCTCATGGATGTCAACGCGGGGACGACCGGAAACGCGGGCGGCGAGAGCTAG
- the cysK gene encoding cysteine synthase A, producing the protein MARIYDDVTQLVGNTPLVRLNRLTEGLGAQVAVKLEFYNPANSVKDRIGVAIVDAAEQSGALKPGGTIVEGTSGNTGIALALVGAARGYKVILTMPETMSTERRVLLRAYGAEIVLTPGSDGMRGAVEKAQEIVANTENSIWAQQFANPANPEIHRKTTGEEIWNDTDGEVDILVAGVGTGGTITGAGQLLKERKAGVQVVAIEPKDSAILNGGAAGPHKIQGLGANFVPEVLDTNVYDEVLDATLEDSLAASRALATKEGILGGISAGAAVWGALELAKRPENKGKLIVAVIPDFGERYISTVLYDDIRG; encoded by the coding sequence ATGGCCCGCATCTACGATGACGTCACCCAGCTGGTCGGCAACACCCCCCTCGTCCGGCTCAACCGGCTCACGGAGGGCCTCGGCGCGCAGGTCGCGGTCAAGCTCGAGTTCTACAACCCCGCCAACAGCGTCAAGGACCGGATCGGCGTGGCGATCGTCGACGCGGCCGAGCAGTCCGGTGCCCTCAAGCCGGGCGGCACGATCGTCGAGGGCACCTCGGGCAACACGGGCATCGCCCTCGCCCTCGTCGGCGCCGCCCGCGGCTACAAGGTGATCCTGACGATGCCTGAGACCATGTCCACCGAGCGCCGGGTCCTCCTGCGGGCGTACGGCGCCGAGATCGTCCTCACGCCCGGCTCGGACGGCATGCGCGGCGCCGTCGAGAAGGCCCAGGAGATCGTAGCCAACACCGAGAACTCGATCTGGGCCCAGCAGTTCGCGAACCCGGCGAACCCCGAGATCCACCGCAAGACCACCGGCGAGGAGATCTGGAACGACACCGACGGCGAGGTGGACATCCTCGTTGCCGGGGTCGGCACGGGCGGAACCATCACCGGCGCCGGCCAGCTGCTCAAGGAGCGCAAGGCGGGCGTCCAGGTCGTGGCCATCGAGCCGAAGGACTCCGCCATCCTCAACGGCGGGGCCGCGGGCCCGCACAAGATCCAGGGCCTCGGGGCCAACTTCGTCCCCGAGGTCCTCGACACCAATGTGTACGATGAAGTGCTCGACGCGACCCTCGAGGATTCCCTCGCGGCCTCCCGCGCCCTGGCCACCAAGGAGGGCATCCTCGGCGGCATCTCGGCGGGCGCGGCCGTGTGGGGGGCGCTCGAGCTGGCCAAGCGCCCGGAGAACAAGGGCAAGCTGATTGTCGCGGTCATCCCCGACTTCGGTGAGCGCTACATCTCCACCGTCCTGTACGACGACATCCGCGGCTAG
- a CDS encoding NAD(P)-dependent oxidoreductase translates to MQRSVGFMGLGLMGGPMASRLVEAGWGVAGWNRSRPALDSLEAAGGRAVAETADLASLPVLAVMLPDLPQIEAAFEPIFARWALEAPQQGTLVVVFSSVSPVDVRAFGERVAQASRGAASVVDAPVSGGQRGAIRGTLSIMVGAEPAQAEALAGLFAPLASTVVRLGPRGSGSLAKACNQLVVGATAAALAEAAVLAETAGLDVGQLFAVLGGGLAGSRVLDQLGPRIVARDYTVTGPARFMAKDLRFVEAAAHDGGARLPLAAAALDIYTRLNEAGLGGEDLAVVHEYTRRASGMTDRETATP, encoded by the coding sequence ATGCAGCGCAGCGTGGGTTTCATGGGGCTCGGCCTCATGGGCGGCCCCATGGCAAGCCGTCTCGTCGAGGCGGGCTGGGGCGTGGCGGGGTGGAACCGGTCCCGGCCGGCACTGGACTCCCTTGAGGCGGCGGGCGGCCGCGCCGTGGCGGAAACAGCCGATCTCGCCTCCCTGCCCGTCTTGGCGGTGATGCTGCCCGACCTCCCCCAGATCGAGGCGGCGTTCGAGCCGATCTTCGCGCGGTGGGCGCTGGAGGCTCCCCAGCAGGGCACGCTCGTCGTGGTGTTCAGCAGCGTCTCGCCGGTCGACGTGCGCGCCTTCGGCGAACGTGTCGCCCAAGCGAGCCGCGGTGCGGCCTCCGTGGTGGATGCGCCCGTCAGCGGCGGGCAGCGCGGCGCGATCAGGGGCACGCTCTCGATCATGGTCGGTGCGGAGCCCGCGCAGGCCGAGGCCCTCGCCGGGCTGTTCGCCCCGCTCGCCAGTACGGTCGTCCGGCTCGGCCCCAGGGGCTCGGGCTCGCTCGCCAAGGCCTGCAACCAGCTCGTGGTCGGTGCCACGGCCGCGGCGCTGGCCGAGGCTGCCGTGCTCGCCGAGACGGCGGGCCTCGACGTGGGCCAGCTCTTCGCCGTGCTCGGCGGCGGCCTCGCCGGAAGCCGCGTTCTGGACCAGCTCGGGCCCCGGATCGTCGCCCGCGACTACACCGTCACCGGCCCCGCGCGGTTCATGGCCAAGGACCTCCGCTTCGTCGAGGCCGCTGCGCACGACGGCGGCGCGCGCCTCCCGCTCGCGGCCGCGGCGCTCGACATCTACACGCGCCTCAACGAAGCCGGCCTCGGAGGCGAGGACCTTGCAGTCGTGCACGAGTACACCCGCCGCGCGAGCGGCATGACGGACCGGGAGACCGCCACACCATGA
- a CDS encoding IclR family transcriptional regulator encodes MVAVAAAEGTPAQASSTQSPAPAVTRAAALLDVLAASDAGRVTLSDLARELGIPKSSTSNLLTALEDAGLVTRQGSEYSLGRKLVELGAAYLSRRDEIQEFYRFCEQAPTLSHETVRVALLDGDSVIYLARYEGHPAVRLTSSIGDKMPASLCAVGKALLARRHQRDLDELFPDDAQLPVLTEHSIRTGRELKAELRRIQTDGYAFEDEESTIGVVSLAVAVPTRGAHGPSLGVSVTYLKASFTEAAKNAMVAELKELAKVLGNPMG; translated from the coding sequence ATGGTCGCGGTAGCAGCAGCCGAGGGCACACCCGCCCAGGCCTCGTCCACGCAGTCCCCAGCGCCAGCGGTCACCCGCGCGGCCGCACTCCTTGACGTCCTCGCGGCCTCGGACGCCGGCAGGGTCACGCTGAGCGACCTCGCCCGGGAGCTGGGCATCCCCAAGTCGTCGACGTCCAATCTCCTCACAGCGCTCGAGGATGCGGGCCTGGTCACGCGACAGGGGTCCGAATACTCGCTGGGCCGCAAGCTGGTCGAACTCGGGGCCGCCTACCTCAGCCGGCGTGACGAGATCCAGGAGTTCTACCGTTTCTGCGAACAGGCTCCGACGCTCTCGCATGAGACGGTCCGCGTGGCCCTCCTCGATGGGGACAGTGTCATCTACCTCGCGCGCTATGAGGGCCACCCGGCAGTCCGGCTCACCTCCAGCATCGGGGACAAGATGCCCGCGTCTCTGTGTGCCGTCGGGAAGGCTCTCCTTGCGCGGCGTCACCAGCGCGATCTGGACGAGTTGTTCCCCGACGATGCGCAACTCCCGGTGCTCACGGAGCATTCGATCCGGACGGGCCGGGAGCTGAAGGCCGAGCTCCGTCGCATCCAGACGGATGGATACGCCTTCGAGGATGAGGAATCGACCATCGGCGTGGTGAGCCTCGCCGTGGCCGTGCCGACTCGAGGTGCCCACGGCCCCAGTCTCGGGGTGTCCGTGACCTACCTCAAGGCGAGCTTCACCGAGGCGGCGAAGAACGCGATGGTGGCGGAGCTGAAGGAGCTCGCCAAGGTCCTCGGAAATCCGATGGGTTGA
- a CDS encoding DUF3052 domain-containing protein, with the protein MGETDTAADSNVAARLGFKDGDLIQEFGYDEDVDFELRDAIEEAVGSELLDEDDHDVVDGVIVWWREDDGDLVDMLVDAQTTLNESGVLWLLTPKQGRDGHVRPVEVQESAPTAGLHSTSSVGVSKDWSATRLVRKKQ; encoded by the coding sequence GTGGGCGAGACCGACACCGCCGCGGACAGCAATGTGGCGGCGCGACTGGGTTTCAAGGATGGGGACCTGATCCAGGAGTTCGGCTACGACGAGGACGTGGACTTCGAACTGAGGGACGCGATCGAGGAGGCGGTCGGCTCCGAGCTCCTCGATGAGGATGACCACGATGTCGTCGACGGCGTGATCGTATGGTGGCGCGAGGATGACGGCGACCTCGTCGACATGCTTGTGGATGCCCAGACGACCCTCAACGAATCCGGTGTCCTGTGGCTGCTGACGCCCAAGCAGGGGCGTGACGGCCATGTGCGTCCCGTCGAGGTGCAGGAGTCTGCGCCGACAGCCGGGCTCCACTCGACGTCATCGGTGGGCGTCTCCAAAGACTGGAGCGCGACCCGACTCGTGCGGAAGAAGCAGTGA
- the epsC gene encoding serine O-acetyltransferase EpsC, with amino-acid sequence MKRTVARLREDLDAAAAHDPAARGNVENFLAYSGLHAIWIHRLTHAMWQKPELRFPARLISQAGRFLTGIEIHPGATIGRRFFIDHGMGVVIGETAEIGDDVFLYHGVTLGGRSLAKVKRHPTIGDGVTIGAGAKVLGPITIGAGSAVGANAVVVKDAPPNSIVTGVPATWRHRDAAKETKPAVDPAEYYYI; translated from the coding sequence ATCAAACGCACGGTGGCCCGGCTGCGCGAGGACCTCGACGCCGCGGCGGCCCATGACCCGGCCGCGCGGGGCAACGTCGAGAACTTCCTCGCGTACTCCGGCCTGCACGCCATCTGGATCCACCGCCTGACCCACGCGATGTGGCAGAAGCCGGAGCTCCGCTTCCCGGCCAGGCTCATCTCCCAGGCGGGACGGTTCCTCACGGGCATCGAGATCCATCCCGGCGCCACGATCGGTCGCAGGTTCTTCATTGACCACGGCATGGGCGTGGTGATCGGCGAGACGGCCGAGATCGGGGACGACGTGTTCCTGTACCACGGCGTGACGCTCGGGGGCCGCTCACTGGCCAAGGTCAAGCGGCACCCGACGATCGGCGACGGCGTGACCATCGGTGCCGGCGCGAAGGTCCTCGGGCCGATCACGATCGGCGCCGGGAGCGCCGTCGGGGCCAACGCCGTGGTGGTCAAGGACGCCCCGCCGAACTCGATCGTGACGGGCGTCCCGGCGACGTGGCGGCACCGCGACGCCGCCAAGGAGACCAAGCCCGCGGTCGATCCGGCGGAGTACTACTACATCTGA
- a CDS encoding SDR family oxidoreductase, producing the protein MTSTSTSFDLTGRTALVTGSSRGIGRALAAGLAEAGAAVVLHGSDAGRVEATRAELTERARGAGRRAAFHGVAFDITDPRAVARGVHAAEEAAGPLDILVNNAGIQHRVPMLELDPADWDRVIATDLTSAFLVGREAARGMVERGRGKIINIASVQADLARPTIAPYTAAKGGLRNLTRAMAAEWAGSGLQINAIAPGYIHTEMTQNLVDDTEFNSWILGRTPAARWGTVADLVGPIVWLASDASAFVNGQTIFVDGGMTAVV; encoded by the coding sequence ATGACGAGCACCAGCACATCCTTCGACCTGACCGGGCGAACCGCCCTCGTGACCGGCTCGAGCCGCGGCATCGGCAGGGCCCTCGCCGCGGGCCTCGCGGAGGCGGGTGCCGCCGTCGTGCTCCACGGCTCGGATGCCGGGCGGGTCGAGGCGACCCGCGCCGAGCTCACGGAGCGGGCCCGCGGGGCCGGCAGGCGGGCCGCCTTCCACGGTGTCGCGTTCGATATCACCGATCCGCGGGCCGTCGCCCGGGGCGTCCATGCCGCCGAGGAGGCAGCCGGCCCCCTCGACATCCTGGTCAACAACGCGGGCATCCAGCACCGGGTACCGATGCTCGAGCTCGACCCGGCAGACTGGGACCGCGTGATTGCCACGGACCTCACGAGCGCGTTCCTGGTGGGCCGCGAGGCCGCCCGCGGCATGGTCGAACGCGGCCGCGGCAAGATCATCAACATCGCCTCGGTCCAGGCGGACCTCGCGCGTCCCACCATCGCGCCCTACACGGCCGCGAAGGGCGGCCTGAGGAACCTCACGCGTGCCATGGCCGCCGAGTGGGCCGGGTCCGGGCTCCAGATCAACGCGATCGCGCCGGGCTACATCCACACTGAGATGACCCAGAACCTCGTCGACGACACGGAGTTCAACTCGTGGATCCTCGGCCGGACCCCGGCCGCCCGGTGGGGAACGGTCGCGGATCTCGTAGGGCCGATCGTGTGGCTCGCCTCGGACGCCTCCGCGTTCGTCAACGGCCAGACAATCTTCGTCGACGGCGGCATGACCGCCGTCGTGTGA
- a CDS encoding peroxiredoxin: MTLPLGAGSPAVGDLAPDFELPNQFGEPVRLSAYRGRPVVVLFFPFAFSGICTGELCEIRDGWDAFAQVDAEVLAVSVDSKFAQRAYAAAEGYEFSLLADFWPHGEVARRYGVFDEDSGMALRGTFILDDDGVVRYRVVNPRGQARDIAEYRAALAEVAGSRAS; encoded by the coding sequence GTGACCCTCCCGCTGGGCGCCGGATCGCCCGCAGTCGGCGATCTCGCCCCGGACTTCGAGTTGCCCAACCAGTTCGGCGAGCCTGTCCGGCTCTCGGCCTACCGCGGCCGGCCCGTCGTCGTGCTCTTCTTCCCGTTCGCGTTCTCCGGCATCTGCACCGGCGAGCTGTGCGAGATCCGCGACGGCTGGGACGCCTTCGCGCAGGTCGACGCCGAGGTGCTCGCCGTCTCGGTCGACAGCAAGTTCGCGCAACGCGCCTACGCCGCGGCGGAAGGCTACGAGTTCTCCCTCCTCGCCGACTTCTGGCCGCACGGCGAGGTGGCACGCCGCTACGGGGTGTTCGACGAGGACAGCGGCATGGCGCTGCGCGGAACCTTCATCCTCGACGACGACGGCGTGGTCCGCTATCGCGTTGTCAACCCGCGAGGTCAGGCGCGCGACATTGCCGAGTACCGCGCCGCGCTGGCCGAGGTCGCCGGGTCCAGGGCCTCCTAG
- the msrA gene encoding peptide-methionine (S)-S-oxide reductase MsrA produces the protein MRTFILGGGCFWCLDAVYQKTRGVTSVVSGYTGGHFPDPDYYSVCSGMTGHAEVVAVTFDEEVIPQETVLDMFFAMHDPTTLNRQGYDVGTQYRSSMFYRTDEERSLFEEAIARNQALWSAQIVTEVTRASTFYPAEAFHQDYYANNQDTGYCHVIINPKLAKARKYYSEWLTS, from the coding sequence ATGAGGACTTTCATTCTGGGCGGCGGCTGCTTCTGGTGTCTCGATGCGGTGTACCAGAAGACGCGCGGCGTGACCTCCGTGGTCTCTGGCTACACCGGCGGGCATTTCCCGGACCCGGACTACTACAGCGTCTGCAGCGGCATGACCGGGCACGCGGAGGTCGTCGCGGTGACCTTCGACGAGGAGGTCATCCCCCAGGAGACCGTGCTGGACATGTTCTTCGCGATGCACGACCCAACCACGCTCAATCGGCAGGGCTACGACGTGGGGACCCAGTACCGGTCCTCGATGTTCTACCGCACCGACGAGGAGAGGTCTCTCTTCGAGGAGGCGATCGCACGGAACCAGGCCCTGTGGAGCGCGCAGATCGTCACAGAAGTGACTCGTGCCAGCACGTTCTATCCGGCCGAGGCCTTTCATCAGGATTACTACGCGAACAATCAGGACACGGGCTACTGCCACGTGATCATCAACCCCAAGCTGGCCAAGGCCCGCAAATATTACTCGGAGTGGCTGACGTCCTAG
- a CDS encoding D-2-hydroxyacid dehydrogenase: protein MSDSPLTVAIAVPLEAELVETIRAVDPAVTVLYEPGLLPPERFPADHAGDPAFRRSPDAEERYWKLLNSAEVLYGLPNESASGLARVVAENPRLRWVHAMAAGAGGAVKASGLSAEDLERVAVTTSAGIHALPLAEFAMMGILNGFKRVSEMAADQAVRHWPGLRTPTRLVSGSKLVVAGLGEIGLETARLARALGMGVSGTKRAAAEVEGIDRIATNAGLAELVAGADALVNTLPGTPYTEGIIGAEVFAAMKPGTVFVNVGRGTVVDEDALVDALDSGKVGYACLDVFAVEPLPAASPLWEHPRVLVSPHTSALSAAENRLIAERFAANLRLLLDGGPLPHRVDPIHFY from the coding sequence ATGAGTGATTCCCCTCTCACCGTCGCCATCGCCGTCCCGCTCGAGGCCGAGCTGGTTGAGACGATCCGCGCCGTGGACCCCGCTGTCACCGTCCTCTACGAGCCCGGCCTCCTCCCGCCGGAGCGATTCCCCGCCGACCACGCCGGCGATCCGGCCTTCCGCCGGTCCCCCGATGCCGAGGAGCGCTACTGGAAGCTCCTCAACTCGGCCGAAGTCCTGTACGGGCTTCCGAACGAGTCCGCGTCGGGCCTCGCGCGCGTGGTAGCCGAGAACCCGCGACTGAGGTGGGTCCACGCTATGGCCGCCGGCGCCGGCGGCGCGGTCAAGGCCTCGGGCCTCTCCGCCGAGGACCTTGAGCGCGTCGCGGTCACCACATCCGCGGGCATCCACGCCCTTCCGCTCGCCGAGTTCGCCATGATGGGGATCCTCAACGGCTTCAAGCGCGTCTCAGAGATGGCCGCCGATCAGGCCGTCAGGCACTGGCCCGGGCTGCGCACCCCCACGCGGCTCGTCTCCGGCTCGAAGCTCGTGGTCGCCGGCCTCGGCGAGATCGGCCTCGAGACCGCACGGCTCGCCCGCGCTCTCGGCATGGGCGTGAGCGGCACCAAGCGCGCGGCTGCCGAGGTCGAGGGCATCGACCGCATCGCAACCAATGCCGGGCTGGCCGAGCTCGTCGCGGGCGCAGACGCCCTCGTCAACACTCTTCCGGGCACGCCCTACACCGAGGGCATCATCGGCGCAGAGGTGTTCGCCGCCATGAAGCCAGGGACAGTATTCGTGAACGTGGGGCGCGGGACCGTCGTGGACGAGGACGCGCTCGTCGACGCGCTCGACTCGGGCAAGGTCGGCTATGCGTGCCTCGACGTGTTCGCGGTCGAGCCGCTGCCGGCCGCGAGCCCCCTCTGGGAGCACCCGCGCGTGCTCGTCTCGCCGCACACTTCTGCGCTCTCCGCCGCCGAGAACCGGCTCATCGCCGAGCGGTTCGCCGCGAATCTCCGCCTGCTGCTGGACGGCGGACCCCTCCCCCACCGGGTGGACCCGATCCACTTCTACTGA
- a CDS encoding MFS transporter, whose protein sequence is MNISDPGTARTSALPQGSQVDPDQLRRATLASSVGSALEYYDFYIFGLATALVFAPLFFAPFGDAKVIVGFATFGIAYVARPIGGLLFGFIGDRWGRKVVLLSTIALMGSASFLIGLLPTYTQIGAAAPIMLVALRILQGLGAGAEQAGATTLISEVSPAPRRGFFAALPFVGIQLGTLLGAGTFTLLGLVDPKIVQVWLWRVPFLASFILIVTALVIRLRLKETPVFRELEAHEEVVKNPVKSVWASSKGAVLKGIGVRMAENGNSSIFSAIAVSFLGTVAVFKDDKALGPVALLIAAAFSAVAVVFFGWLSDRVGRVPVYRYGALFQAIIALPAFYLLTLGQAWLVIVVITVGIALGVQSMLGPQCALLPEMFGATHRFTGVALSREISAMLASGLVPVLIAAALEATHNSWLVLGLFSLVLSLITFGTTFALRETRGRDLTVLADGA, encoded by the coding sequence ATGAACATCAGCGACCCGGGCACCGCACGGACGAGTGCTCTGCCGCAGGGCAGCCAGGTTGATCCCGACCAGCTCCGGCGGGCAACGCTCGCGAGCTCGGTGGGATCGGCCCTCGAGTACTACGACTTCTACATTTTCGGCCTTGCCACGGCGCTCGTCTTCGCCCCGCTCTTCTTCGCGCCGTTCGGCGATGCCAAGGTCATCGTGGGCTTCGCGACGTTCGGCATCGCCTACGTGGCCCGTCCGATCGGCGGCCTGCTCTTCGGCTTCATCGGCGACCGCTGGGGCCGCAAGGTCGTGCTCCTGAGCACGATCGCCCTGATGGGCTCCGCGAGCTTCCTCATCGGGCTCCTGCCCACGTACACCCAGATCGGCGCAGCCGCGCCGATCATGCTCGTTGCCCTCCGCATCCTCCAGGGCCTCGGGGCGGGGGCGGAGCAGGCCGGCGCCACGACCCTGATCTCCGAGGTCTCGCCTGCGCCCCGCCGTGGCTTCTTCGCCGCGCTGCCCTTCGTGGGCATCCAGCTCGGGACACTCCTCGGCGCCGGCACCTTCACACTGCTGGGCCTCGTCGATCCGAAGATCGTGCAGGTCTGGCTGTGGCGCGTGCCCTTCCTCGCCTCATTCATCCTCATCGTCACGGCCCTCGTGATCCGTCTGCGCCTTAAGGAAACGCCCGTCTTCCGGGAGCTCGAGGCGCACGAGGAGGTCGTCAAGAACCCTGTGAAGTCGGTCTGGGCTTCATCGAAGGGCGCAGTCCTCAAGGGGATCGGCGTGCGCATGGCGGAGAACGGCAACTCGTCGATCTTCTCGGCCATTGCCGTGAGCTTCCTCGGTACCGTCGCTGTCTTCAAGGACGACAAGGCGCTCGGACCGGTGGCGCTCCTCATCGCTGCGGCGTTCTCCGCGGTCGCCGTCGTGTTCTTCGGCTGGCTCTCGGACCGCGTGGGCCGCGTGCCGGTCTACCGGTACGGCGCGCTCTTCCAGGCCATCATCGCGTTGCCGGCGTTCTACCTCCTCACGCTCGGACAGGCGTGGCTCGTGATCGTGGTGATCACGGTCGGGATCGCGCTCGGCGTCCAGTCGATGCTTGGCCCGCAGTGCGCGCTCCTGCCTGAGATGTTCGGTGCGACCCACCGGTTCACGGGAGTGGCGCTGAGCCGCGAGATCTCGGCGATGCTCGCCTCTGGCCTCGTGCCGGTGCTCATCGCCGCGGCGCTGGAGGCGACCCACAACTCGTGGCTCGTCCTCGGGCTCTTCTCGCTCGTGCTCTCACTCATCACGTTCGGCACGACGTTCGCGCTGCGGGAGACGCGCGGACGCGACCTCACGGTGCTGGCCGACGGCGCGTAG